One genomic region from uncultured Subdoligranulum sp. encodes:
- the dcm gene encoding DNA (cytosine-5-)-methyltransferase, with the protein MKTAGNFSFKGECNTIQFIDMFAGIGGFREGLTRASGFTCVGHCECDKYAEHSYRALFDCKGEWYTEDARNADPDTMPDFDLLCGGFPCQAFSLAGNRKGFGDPRGTLFFELARLAEARKPRYLLFENVPGLLSHDGGRTFAAILDALDRLGYHVEWQVLNSQDFGVAQSRRRVYIVGFLDERCAGKILPFTGTTKTPAARRLGAGFPVKEATKTGYKLAYPGDSISLAYATTNRRRGRVGHGIAHTLTTGGNMGVLEAPCPVRTPLVSTPWRNPRRMRGPNDSMFTLTTKDRHGVFFAGHIRRLTPRECLRLQGWQDDRIDKILAVSSEGQAYKQAGNGVTVNVVEAIGRRLAAVDAELNGGTAPAS; encoded by the coding sequence GTGAAAACAGCGGGCAATTTTTCGTTTAAGGGGGAATGCAACACCATCCAATTTATCGATATGTTTGCCGGCATCGGCGGCTTCCGCGAGGGGCTGACCCGTGCCAGCGGTTTCACCTGCGTGGGACACTGCGAATGCGACAAATACGCCGAGCACAGCTACCGCGCCCTGTTTGACTGCAAAGGAGAGTGGTACACAGAAGATGCCAGAAACGCCGACCCCGACACCATGCCCGACTTCGACCTGCTCTGCGGCGGATTCCCTTGCCAGGCTTTCAGCCTGGCTGGAAACCGCAAAGGCTTCGGAGATCCCCGCGGCACCCTCTTCTTCGAACTTGCCCGCCTGGCTGAAGCGCGGAAGCCTCGCTATCTGCTGTTTGAAAATGTTCCCGGCCTGCTATCGCATGACGGCGGGCGGACGTTTGCAGCCATCCTCGATGCGCTGGACCGACTGGGGTACCATGTCGAATGGCAGGTGCTTAACAGCCAGGATTTTGGCGTTGCACAGTCAAGACGCCGCGTATACATTGTCGGATTTCTTGATGAGCGATGTGCCGGAAAGATACTACCTTTCACCGGCACAACAAAAACGCCTGCTGCCCGACGGCTGGGGGCAGGCTTCCCGGTAAAAGAGGCGACCAAAACCGGCTATAAGCTGGCGTACCCCGGCGACAGCATCAGCCTGGCCTACGCCACCACCAACCGCCGCCGTGGCCGGGTGGGGCATGGCATCGCCCACACGCTGACGACAGGTGGGAACATGGGGGTATTGGAAGCGCCGTGCCCCGTGCGAACGCCATTGGTAAGCACACCTTGGCGTAATCCTCGACGGATGCGTGGCCCCAACGACTCTATGTTCACGCTGACGACGAAGGATCGGCACGGCGTTTTCTTCGCCGGCCACATCCGCCGCCTGACGCCGCGGGAATGCCTGCGGCTGCAGGGCTGGCAGGACGACCGCATCGACAAGATCCTGGCTGTCAGCAGCGAGGGGCAGGCCTACAAACAGGCAGGCAACGGCGTGACCGTCAACGTGGTGGAAGCCATCGGGCGCAGGCTGGCGGCGGTGGATGCCGAACTGAACGGAGGCACGGCCCCTGCCTCTTGA
- a CDS encoding amidoligase family protein: MPLDFRDQKFGCEIEMTGITRQQAADAVAALFGTSARQTHESRVYDPWEVKDADGKKWRFVYDSSIQATRRVGRRQGPAYDLTYKVELNSPVLEYAEMDKLQEVVRALRHAGAVVNPSCGLHVHVDASKHTPRSLRNLLSIMYSKEDLIFAALGAQQRRVERYCKLSRENVVRVVRNMPPGLTMRQLRRAWYEGHDGAHDHYNWSRYYALNLHSVFYHGTVEWRCFESTLHAGEVRADITLALAMSAQAINLEKTVARKTPVGDNPAFTFRTFLLRLGLIGPEYKNVRMHLLKRLPGDPAWLRDRNQYESYQRRHNRGSDAR, encoded by the coding sequence CTGCCTCTTGACTTCCGCGACCAGAAGTTTGGCTGTGAGATCGAAATGACGGGCATCACGCGCCAGCAGGCTGCCGATGCGGTGGCGGCACTGTTCGGCACATCGGCCCGCCAGACCCATGAATCCCGCGTTTACGACCCTTGGGAAGTTAAGGACGCAGACGGCAAGAAATGGCGCTTTGTCTATGACAGCAGCATCCAGGCCACCCGGCGCGTTGGCCGGCGGCAGGGACCGGCTTATGACTTGACCTACAAAGTCGAGCTCAACTCGCCGGTGCTGGAATATGCCGAGATGGACAAGCTGCAGGAAGTCGTGCGGGCGCTGCGCCATGCCGGGGCGGTCGTGAACCCCAGCTGTGGGCTGCACGTCCATGTGGATGCCAGTAAGCACACGCCGCGCAGCCTGCGGAATCTGTTGTCGATCATGTACTCCAAGGAGGATTTGATCTTTGCGGCACTGGGGGCACAACAGCGCCGGGTAGAGCGTTACTGCAAGCTGTCGCGGGAAAACGTCGTGAGAGTGGTCCGCAATATGCCGCCCGGCCTGACGATGCGGCAACTGCGCCGCGCCTGGTACGAAGGCCATGACGGCGCGCACGACCATTACAACTGGTCGCGGTATTACGCGCTCAATCTGCATTCGGTGTTTTACCATGGCACCGTGGAGTGGCGCTGTTTTGAGAGCACGCTCCACGCCGGGGAAGTCCGCGCCGACATCACGCTGGCGCTGGCCATGTCGGCCCAGGCGATCAACCTGGAAAAGACGGTGGCGCGCAAGACGCCGGTCGGGGATAACCCTGCATTCACGTTCCGAACTTTTTTGCTCCGCCTTGGCCTCATCGGCCCCGAATACAAAAATGTGCGGATGCACCTGCTCAAGCGTCTGCCCGGCGACCCCGCCTGGCTGCGCGACCGCAACCAGTACGAAAGCTACCAGCGCCGCCATAATCGTGGTAGTGACGCGCGCTGA
- a CDS encoding gamma-glutamylcyclotransferase family protein: MKELYFAYGSNLNIVQMDNLCPLAQLVSRAVLEGYELAFRCGVLTILPKEGGRVDGILWKVNDRDERALDRYEGYPHLYTKETLTVQTDAGPQTAVAYVMTAPYCERAQPPSSTYLRTVLLGYRVAEFDPRVVLQAAARAREMQPQQVPRKRPENTR, from the coding sequence TTGAAAGAACTGTATTTTGCCTATGGCTCCAACCTGAATATCGTCCAGATGGACAACCTCTGCCCGCTGGCGCAGCTTGTATCCCGGGCTGTGTTGGAAGGGTATGAACTGGCCTTCCGCTGCGGTGTGCTGACCATCCTGCCCAAAGAGGGCGGCCGGGTGGATGGCATCCTCTGGAAAGTCAACGACCGCGATGAGCGGGCGCTTGACCGCTACGAGGGGTACCCGCACCTGTACACCAAAGAGACCCTGACGGTACAGACGGACGCCGGGCCGCAGACAGCCGTTGCGTATGTTATGACCGCGCCCTATTGCGAGAGGGCGCAGCCGCCCAGTTCCACATACTTGCGGACGGTTTTGCTGGGGTACCGGGTAGCCGAGTTTGACCCGCGTGTGGTACTGCAAGCGGCAGCCCGGGCCAGAGAAATGCAGCCGCAACAGGTACCGCGAAAACGCCCCGAAAACACCAGATAA
- a CDS encoding SpaA isopeptide-forming pilin-related protein: protein MNCKTNRNGWRRAAAGLLAGICLLTSTGATALAANAAPGSDPAAAKTVTAAATPENATPETALSPEAQAFVDAVNALDRESILAAVRQWATASDAWQADPDSTDLEAALNEAIATSDAASAPVYAAEDLYYAIPEEEQQGEAVQAAYTALAALIASMQLAMEQPELPEDTGAPPDDDEIYDVLYGDLPDRPTGSYIGSMGLPIATGQTRISISEWVTDLYDGVDAHIDAGALHADGEIITVERLPDQDYAIVPLLIQVEYPANGSTAEIVLPDGVTLLDYEGNTADAEEAEDILHAAYADTSAAARGIYVQAAQDFTAEFVYTAPDGAQLRKSLQVRVTDGGGANPITAAKGGISTYAAGPTPPFTTGKITSIAFEGGTWLVWFNGLEAYCCSHGLNGQPNGCPTYTFAYVSKLEPGQYTPGNHYANQVNIWGGLNQLSLGLLEEKHSGTAVSAYGLTDENAAETAYRYYDDTQLWIMEHYPDSLAAQTYRASAQALAEQRSGNGVAAYSGENGYYTYIYTPPAGYAWQTIAIVGEEIPAEGGGEEVPDAPGAEYYSANWSAPPQSASGSFDLTFTVNTDKQQLETAEKVDGATITITPSKTGGSIDGGTWTMAPAGAQTVTTSGHTQDDNYQLNGGDATTTWTVHYEVTKTSTTSLNGQEGPYDTQEEANAAAEAAKNNAISQLQNEAQGMVDAAIAAARAELASIVFSYDETNIPYGFEEFDGALGSHQDITVPADSSNHYVMKNDEWSLQVNLVKVDSETGEQIAGDALYEVYEWDTVTQQFIPYGGYNQYSVVRNPDGTYSVANSSNYGTEYDTSRTMYYTQRNEGKFVIVETRAPSGYYGDWTDVEHPGTAGTPLGKRGYYIEITAANDSSTITLDNSHYSADIATSYTGGTKLLTSGGVETTVTIYKASEEPAAEVQYQDAGRTYHTDGSGTAANEDSYTMTPQTGVMQNDRTIGEISLSKVDLDAVRYVGGRDTDGDALASGQAHADARLDGAIYDLYAAEDIQHPDGVTGTVDYSKITYPDGTPIWHTTIRDNAGVWHDDYLPVLAKDHLVASAEIKDGWLTFSNLYLGKYYIVERGTGVVIPVDGDAFKLSGTYPDIDAKTKEPTGTTSPLATNGDGQYSDYVYKNQWSYIGQSKALDSSKTYDGYYESYAKGYLCDEHNYYITPAYSDEGWYVEKTAFEDNRQAEGEQRDTTDYSDNYHIHRDNALAESQDQVMKGNVELSKHVSSTGSSDGIELEGAGFTFYLISDLSKVDQFSTTRSGKYMIQSILDAYINPEYDDLSQKYDFSGEAQAIAKTYEVDAGQIAAYNATLTEAGDFKNGSGDGWVSTGRPAEYQLAEIFSNDSGNIRVQGLPYGQYLVVETTTPKDVFQAEPFIVDIDPTDETNPQSAMANPKDAVQVPSNSYQKYTVLDEEIEVYLRVTKIDDETGKAVLLKDTAFQIYWMDDMGNHIYDDEGHAKLVTMTDTTDPAMPKDVDTFYTDDTGMLVLPEKLPLGHYRLVEVNGPNGFYNEWAASAVYDDGHLFIDDTGRFADGTFYVDFEVSTERAYKATGDDSENSQDILVIDEDYRNNETLGVLKIRKTGPVLTGWQEDEGGTFDPEFSGEARPGHFVYEERPIPYAEYTITAAEDIYTQDRQTDANGNRTLWYAKGDVVAVVRTGDGTSDITAFAPGRTNSTYDFLSVIHDGTVGEVSVTLPLGSYHVEETAPPYGFTGTAQSYDVTFVWDNQLNDVVLASSIVNNPDDGSSPQANMYTVMNVKDAADAEIEAQVLHFYNERVKPQLDIYKRDVKTNELVAGAVYNLITVDDIFSTTGYLLFHAGDLIATSAPTDANGHTTFTCDFPLRGQFYGMDGVQIPENTTVNSGKYRIVELRPPQGYFLDAPEQEFEFVYKDGDTPVIELEHTFLNDATSFFVSKRQLTGDDELPGATLTISDKDGNIVRKWVSGDKPTEIRGLSFDTVYTLSEQSAPDGYTIAESIRFKLVPRMDSDGDLLDENDVYVCTGKDLFIFDRWEKMEDGTVVMRDAPAPQTPPSTPAPTPTPTPEHPAETPTPTPMPSIPQTGDSFPLIAVLTAALAALLGLVVVTASRRSRQQDDDPDPQLEPLDEPENERE, encoded by the coding sequence ATGAATTGCAAAACCAACCGCAACGGCTGGCGGCGTGCCGCAGCCGGGCTTTTGGCAGGCATCTGCCTGTTGACGAGCACCGGCGCGACTGCGCTGGCCGCCAACGCTGCGCCCGGCTCCGACCCGGCGGCCGCAAAGACCGTGACCGCTGCGGCCACGCCGGAGAATGCTACACCCGAAACGGCGCTCAGCCCCGAAGCGCAGGCTTTTGTGGATGCCGTCAACGCGCTGGATCGGGAATCGATTTTGGCTGCGGTACGCCAGTGGGCCACCGCGAGCGACGCCTGGCAGGCTGACCCGGACAGCACTGATTTGGAAGCTGCATTGAACGAAGCGATTGCCACATCCGATGCCGCGTCTGCGCCGGTGTACGCCGCCGAAGATTTGTACTATGCCATCCCCGAAGAAGAACAGCAGGGCGAGGCGGTGCAGGCCGCCTACACCGCCCTGGCGGCACTGATCGCCTCGATGCAGCTGGCGATGGAGCAGCCGGAGCTGCCCGAGGACACCGGCGCGCCGCCGGATGACGACGAGATCTACGATGTCCTCTACGGCGACCTGCCGGACAGACCGACCGGCAGTTATATCGGCAGCATGGGCCTGCCTATTGCGACTGGTCAGACGCGCATCTCCATCTCCGAATGGGTGACCGACCTGTACGATGGTGTGGACGCCCATATCGACGCCGGGGCCCTCCATGCGGATGGCGAGATCATCACGGTGGAGCGTCTGCCGGACCAAGACTATGCCATTGTCCCCCTCCTGATCCAGGTGGAATACCCCGCCAACGGCAGCACGGCCGAGATCGTCCTGCCGGACGGCGTGACGCTGCTGGACTATGAAGGCAACACCGCCGATGCAGAGGAAGCCGAGGACATCCTGCACGCTGCCTATGCAGACACCTCTGCGGCGGCGCGCGGCATCTATGTGCAGGCCGCACAGGATTTTACTGCCGAATTTGTATATACTGCCCCGGACGGTGCGCAGCTGCGCAAAAGCCTCCAGGTCAGAGTGACTGATGGCGGCGGCGCAAACCCGATCACCGCCGCAAAGGGTGGTATCAGCACCTATGCAGCCGGGCCTACACCGCCGTTCACCACCGGCAAGATCACCTCGATTGCGTTCGAGGGCGGTACCTGGCTGGTTTGGTTCAATGGGCTCGAGGCCTATTGCTGCTCCCACGGTTTGAACGGTCAGCCCAACGGCTGCCCGACATATACCTTTGCCTACGTGTCCAAGTTGGAGCCGGGGCAATACACACCCGGTAACCACTATGCCAATCAGGTGAATATCTGGGGCGGGCTCAATCAGCTGTCGCTTGGCCTGCTGGAAGAAAAGCACAGCGGTACAGCGGTCTCGGCCTACGGACTGACGGATGAAAATGCCGCGGAGACCGCCTACCGTTACTATGACGACACCCAGCTGTGGATCATGGAGCATTATCCAGACAGCCTTGCTGCGCAGACCTACCGCGCCTCAGCCCAGGCGCTGGCCGAACAACGCAGCGGCAATGGGGTTGCCGCTTACAGCGGTGAGAACGGCTACTACACCTACATCTACACCCCGCCCGCCGGATATGCCTGGCAGACCATCGCCATCGTGGGCGAGGAGATCCCCGCGGAGGGCGGCGGCGAGGAAGTCCCCGACGCACCCGGCGCCGAGTATTATTCGGCCAACTGGAGCGCCCCGCCGCAGAGCGCCAGCGGCAGTTTCGACCTGACTTTTACCGTCAACACGGACAAACAGCAGTTGGAAACTGCCGAAAAGGTAGATGGGGCCACCATCACGATCACGCCCAGCAAGACCGGCGGCAGCATCGACGGCGGCACCTGGACAATGGCCCCTGCCGGTGCGCAGACGGTGACCACCAGCGGCCACACGCAGGACGACAATTACCAGCTCAACGGCGGTGACGCCACCACCACCTGGACGGTGCATTATGAGGTCACCAAGACCAGCACCACCAGTCTGAATGGCCAGGAGGGCCCCTACGACACCCAGGAGGAAGCCAACGCCGCCGCGGAAGCCGCCAAGAACAATGCAATTTCGCAGCTGCAAAATGAAGCACAGGGCATGGTGGATGCCGCCATCGCCGCTGCTCGCGCCGAACTGGCGTCTATCGTATTCAGCTACGACGAAACCAACATTCCGTATGGTTTTGAGGAATTTGACGGCGCGCTGGGCAGCCACCAGGACATCACGGTGCCTGCGGACAGCAGCAACCATTATGTCATGAAGAACGACGAGTGGAGCCTGCAAGTCAACCTCGTCAAAGTGGACAGTGAAACCGGCGAACAGATTGCCGGGGACGCCCTGTACGAAGTCTACGAGTGGGACACCGTCACCCAACAGTTCATCCCGTATGGCGGGTACAACCAGTACAGTGTTGTGCGTAACCCGGATGGAACTTACTCCGTTGCCAACAGCTCCAACTATGGCACCGAGTATGACACCAGCCGCACGATGTACTACACCCAGCGCAACGAGGGTAAGTTCGTGATCGTCGAGACCCGCGCGCCGTCCGGCTACTATGGCGACTGGACGGATGTAGAGCACCCAGGCACCGCTGGCACGCCGCTGGGCAAACGCGGCTACTACATCGAGATCACCGCTGCCAACGACAGCAGCACCATCACGCTGGACAACTCTCATTACAGCGCCGACATCGCCACCAGCTACACTGGCGGCACCAAGCTGCTGACCAGCGGCGGCGTCGAGACCACCGTGACCATCTACAAGGCAAGTGAAGAACCTGCCGCCGAAGTGCAGTACCAGGACGCGGGCCGTACTTACCATACCGACGGTTCCGGCACCGCTGCCAACGAGGACAGCTATACCATGACCCCGCAGACCGGCGTCATGCAGAACGACCGCACGATTGGCGAAATTTCTCTGTCCAAGGTGGACTTGGACGCCGTGCGCTATGTTGGCGGCCGTGACACGGACGGTGATGCGCTGGCCAGCGGCCAGGCCCATGCGGATGCCCGGCTGGACGGCGCGATATATGACCTCTATGCCGCCGAGGACATCCAGCATCCTGACGGCGTGACCGGCACGGTGGACTACAGCAAGATCACCTACCCCGACGGCACGCCCATCTGGCACACCACCATCCGGGACAACGCCGGGGTGTGGCACGACGACTACCTGCCCGTGTTGGCCAAAGATCATCTGGTCGCCAGTGCAGAAATCAAAGACGGCTGGCTGACTTTCAGCAACCTGTATTTGGGCAAGTATTACATCGTGGAGCGTGGCACCGGCGTCGTCATTCCCGTTGACGGTGACGCATTTAAGCTCTCTGGCACCTATCCCGACATCGACGCCAAGACCAAGGAGCCGACCGGCACCACGTCGCCGCTGGCCACCAATGGCGACGGGCAATACAGCGATTACGTTTACAAAAATCAGTGGTCGTACATCGGTCAGAGCAAGGCGTTGGACAGCAGCAAGACCTATGACGGCTACTACGAGAGCTACGCCAAGGGCTACCTCTGCGATGAGCACAACTACTACATCACCCCGGCGTACTCGGATGAAGGCTGGTACGTCGAAAAGACCGCCTTTGAGGATAATCGCCAGGCCGAGGGCGAGCAGCGCGACACCACCGATTACAGCGACAACTACCACATTCATCGGGACAACGCGCTGGCCGAATCGCAAGACCAGGTGATGAAAGGCAACGTCGAGTTGTCCAAACACGTTTCCAGCACCGGCAGCTCGGATGGTATCGAACTGGAAGGTGCAGGCTTTACTTTTTACTTGATTTCTGACCTTTCCAAAGTAGACCAGTTCTCTACCACGCGCAGCGGCAAATACATGATCCAGTCCATCCTTGACGCCTACATCAACCCGGAGTACGACGATTTGTCGCAGAAATATGATTTTTCGGGTGAAGCGCAGGCTATTGCCAAGACCTACGAGGTGGACGCCGGGCAGATCGCCGCGTACAATGCGACGCTGACCGAAGCTGGTGACTTCAAAAACGGTTCTGGCGACGGCTGGGTTTCGACGGGCCGCCCCGCCGAGTATCAACTGGCAGAGATTTTCTCCAATGATAGCGGCAACATCCGCGTGCAGGGTTTGCCCTACGGGCAATATTTAGTCGTTGAAACCACCACGCCGAAAGACGTGTTCCAGGCAGAGCCGTTCATTGTGGACATCGACCCGACCGACGAGACCAACCCTCAATCGGCCATGGCCAATCCCAAGGATGCCGTGCAGGTTCCGTCGAACAGCTATCAGAAGTACACGGTTCTTGATGAAGAAATCGAGGTTTACCTGCGCGTTACCAAGATCGACGACGAGACCGGCAAAGCAGTGCTGCTCAAAGACACTGCATTCCAGATTTACTGGATGGACGATATGGGCAACCATATCTACGACGACGAGGGCCATGCAAAACTGGTCACGATGACCGACACCACCGACCCGGCAATGCCGAAAGACGTTGACACCTTCTACACCGATGACACTGGTATGCTGGTTCTGCCCGAAAAGCTGCCGCTTGGCCACTACCGACTGGTGGAGGTCAACGGCCCCAACGGCTTCTACAACGAGTGGGCAGCCAGCGCGGTGTACGATGACGGCCACCTGTTCATCGACGACACCGGGCGCTTTGCAGACGGCACGTTCTATGTTGATTTTGAGGTCTCCACAGAACGCGCCTACAAGGCCACAGGCGATGACAGCGAGAACAGCCAAGACATCCTGGTGATCGACGAAGATTACCGCAACAACGAGACGCTGGGGGTTCTGAAAATCCGCAAGACCGGCCCGGTACTGACCGGCTGGCAGGAGGACGAGGGCGGCACCTTTGACCCGGAGTTTTCCGGCGAAGCGCGCCCCGGTCACTTTGTATATGAAGAACGCCCCATCCCCTACGCAGAATATACCATCACGGCCGCAGAGGACATCTACACGCAAGACCGCCAGACGGATGCCAACGGAAACAGAACTCTTTGGTACGCCAAAGGTGACGTTGTGGCCGTTGTCCGCACTGGCGACGGCACCAGCGACATTACCGCTTTTGCGCCCGGACGCACCAACTCTACCTACGATTTCTTGAGCGTGATCCACGACGGCACCGTGGGGGAGGTCTCGGTGACCCTGCCCCTGGGCAGTTATCACGTCGAAGAGACCGCGCCGCCCTATGGCTTCACCGGCACGGCGCAAAGTTATGACGTCACTTTTGTTTGGGACAACCAGCTCAATGATGTTGTACTGGCTTCTTCCATCGTGAACAATCCCGATGATGGTTCTTCCCCGCAGGCCAATATGTACACGGTCATGAACGTCAAAGATGCCGCTGACGCCGAAATCGAAGCGCAGGTGCTGCACTTCTACAACGAGCGCGTGAAGCCGCAGCTTGATATTTACAAGCGCGACGTCAAGACGAACGAACTCGTGGCCGGTGCCGTATACAACCTTATCACGGTGGATGATATTTTCAGCACCACAGGTTACCTCCTGTTCCATGCAGGTGATCTCATCGCCACCTCGGCCCCGACCGATGCCAACGGCCACACCACCTTTACCTGCGACTTCCCGCTGCGCGGGCAGTTCTATGGTATGGATGGCGTGCAGATTCCCGAAAACACTACCGTCAACAGCGGCAAGTACCGCATTGTGGAGCTGCGTCCGCCGCAAGGCTATTTCCTGGACGCGCCGGAGCAGGAGTTCGAGTTTGTCTACAAAGACGGCGACACGCCCGTGATTGAGCTTGAGCACACCTTCCTCAACGACGCCACCTCGTTCTTTGTCAGCAAGCGGCAGTTGACCGGCGACGATGAGCTGCCCGGTGCGACGCTGACGATCTCCGACAAAGACGGCAACATCGTGCGCAAGTGGGTCAGTGGTGACAAGCCTACCGAAATTCGCGGCCTGTCTTTCGATACCGTCTATACCCTGTCCGAGCAGTCCGCGCCCGATGGCTACACCATTGCAGAGAGCATCCGCTTTAAGCTGGTACCGCGCATGGACAGTGATGGCGACCTGTTGGATGAGAACGATGTTTATGTTTGCACGGGCAAGGACCTGTTCATCTTTGACCGCTGGGAGAAGATGGAGGACGGAACCGTCGTCATGCGCGACGCGCCGGCACCGCAGACGCCGCCCAGCACCCCGGCCCCCACACCGACGCCCACGCCGGAGCATCCGGCAGAAACGCCGACGCCGACCCCGATGCCGAGCATCCCGCAGACGGGCGACAGCTTCCCGTTGATCGCGGTGCTGACGGCGGCGCTGGCGGCATTGTTGGGCCTTGTGGTGGTGACGGCGTCGCGCCGTTCCCGCCAGCAGGACGATGATCCCGACCCGCAGCTCGAACCCCTCGACGAGCCGGAAAACGAACGTGAGTAA
- the metK gene encoding methionine adenosyltransferase, which produces MTHFYSAESVTGGHPDKLCDQIADTVLDGCLALDCNGRVACEVLATKGHILLAGEISAAAMPDVGKLTRDALENAGYDPKDFEIQSLIHPQSPDIEAAINDPLDTRGDPDAIGAGDQCVVVGYATDETPEMLPLPVVLAHRLTSCLTLARLTGAVPGLGPDGKAMAVVEYEDDVPVRVARVVVSFQHAPDVAPADLTEQVWQDVVLPALKGLPFDDSLELLINPGGRFVLGGPDADTGLTGRKLAVDAYGPFVPIGGGAFSGKDPTKLDRSGAYMARCVAKNIVASGLARRCQVTLTYAIGMAKPLAVEVNTFGTGLLCEDDCLAVAVQTTFDLTPAGIITELDLQRPIYARTAVGGHFGRDDLPWEKLDRTGLLMATLI; this is translated from the coding sequence ATGACGCATTTTTATTCCGCTGAATCCGTAACAGGCGGCCATCCCGATAAACTCTGCGACCAGATCGCAGACACCGTGCTGGACGGCTGTCTGGCCCTTGACTGCAACGGCCGTGTGGCCTGCGAAGTGCTGGCGACCAAAGGCCACATCCTCCTGGCGGGCGAGATCAGCGCCGCCGCGATGCCGGACGTGGGCAAACTGACCCGCGACGCGCTGGAAAACGCTGGGTACGATCCCAAAGATTTTGAGATCCAAAGCCTGATCCATCCCCAAAGCCCCGATATCGAAGCCGCCATCAATGACCCGCTGGACACAAGAGGAGACCCCGATGCCATCGGCGCGGGCGACCAGTGCGTGGTGGTAGGGTACGCCACCGATGAAACGCCCGAAATGCTGCCACTGCCGGTGGTGCTGGCGCACCGCCTGACCAGCTGCCTGACGCTGGCCCGGCTGACCGGCGCAGTGCCGGGCCTCGGCCCAGACGGCAAGGCGATGGCGGTCGTCGAGTACGAGGACGATGTACCCGTGCGAGTGGCGCGCGTCGTGGTGTCTTTCCAGCACGCGCCCGACGTGGCCCCCGCCGACCTCACGGAACAGGTCTGGCAGGATGTCGTCCTGCCGGCGCTCAAAGGCTTGCCCTTTGACGACAGCCTGGAACTTCTCATCAACCCTGGCGGGCGGTTTGTGTTGGGCGGCCCGGATGCCGACACCGGCCTGACCGGCCGCAAGCTGGCTGTGGATGCCTACGGCCCGTTCGTGCCCATCGGCGGCGGGGCGTTTTCCGGCAAAGACCCGACCAAGCTCGACCGCAGCGGCGCGTACATGGCGCGGTGTGTGGCCAAAAACATCGTGGCCAGCGGTCTGGCACGGCGGTGCCAGGTCACGCTGACCTACGCCATCGGCATGGCCAAGCCGCTGGCGGTGGAAGTCAATACCTTCGGCACCGGCCTGCTCTGCGAGGATGACTGTCTGGCGGTGGCGGTGCAGACGACGTTTGACCTGACCCCGGCCGGGATCATTACCGAACTGGACCTGCAACGGCCCATCTACGCCCGCACGGCGGTGGGCGGGCACTTTGGCCGGGACGACCTGCCCTGGGA